The Pocillopora verrucosa isolate sample1 chromosome 14, ASM3666991v2, whole genome shotgun sequence genome has a segment encoding these proteins:
- the LOC131794777 gene encoding uncharacterized protein — translation MGSPSQELFVALFLLGIISSSLQVLSCTKVPLTSQKILKRLCRNFMFVEKPSASPRSSVVIPGRRTREVTVQLPGNSKCPWSWAQDDNPNRVPRFLTKAVCPNCKHFCRAVRYSHRGLEQKCDVRTGEVVWKWAVVELPVAFLFDP, via the exons ATGGGTTCACCATCACAAGAG ctTTTTGTGGCACTTTTCCTACTTGGCATAATTTCATCCTCTCTACAAGTTCTTTCATGTACGAAAGTTCCTCTTACTTCTCAGAAGATCCTGAAACGTCTATGCCGAAATTTCATGTTTGTCGAGAAACCTTCAGCTTCACCGCGGTCGTCTGTTGTAATTCCAGGGCGGAGAACTCGTGAAGTCACCGTGCAGCTGCCAGGAAACTCAAAGTGTCCCTGGAGCTGGGCACAAGATGACAACCCAAATCGTGTCCCTCGATTCCTAACCAAGGCCGTGTGTCCTAATTGTAAGCACTTTTGCCGCGCAGTAAGATACTCTCATAGGGGCCTGGAGCAGAAATGTGATGTCAGAACTGGGGAAGTGGTTTGGAAGTGGGCTGTAGTTGAACTTCCGGTAGCATTCTTGTTTGATCCCTGA